Genomic window (Helianthus annuus cultivar XRQ/B chromosome 3, HanXRQr2.0-SUNRISE, whole genome shotgun sequence):
GAAAAACATCAAGCTACAGGCCATTTTCGGGAGTCTTGAGAGCGGAATGACGAAGCAGAATCTCATCAGGCTCTAACATATTGACACGGTCCATCAAAGAAAGGTTGCGTCCCACAATACTCACTTGTGAATTTGCATGCCCAAGTAGAAAACTCTCGGTCAGCTGCACAAATAAAACATGTGTTCGGTTATTGCTTTGCAAGCACAGACCAGATGGCAGTCACGGTCATGGTCGGGGTTGGAAGACAAATGATGTTTGACAACAAACATGAAATCAACACAAGACGTAATGCAAACTGGATTTGTGTTTCTAAAAAGATCATATGCTATTGAATAACGTATTAGAAAATAATGCCTGAATGAACTTGTAATAATCATGCCCTAAATTTATTATACGAAGTAGTTACGCCCAAATATTTTATCCGTTATTCATATAATAATTCAAAACAACACGTTTTGACCCGACACCAATATGACCCAaacctgttttgacccattacccgACCCGCCTGTTTTCCAGGCTTAGGAATAGTAGATAAGACTGAGTACGATtctttgaaagaaaaaaaaaagaagtgatAACTCCGAGTTCATCTCATAGTTTACCTGAGTGCATCCAAAGACTTTTAGAAGCTTTAATGATGAGCAGTTATCGGTAATAAACCCAATTGCCTCGTCAGTTAATTCACGGCACCATGATACATCCAAACTTACCAAATCTTTTGAAAATTTGGCAAGGGAGAAGGCAGTGTTGAAACTAACCTGCAATTGATTCTCTTAAAAATTGTAAGCAATGCGCATGAAATGGAAACATCCATTGTGCAAAGTGCACCAAAAATGTTGCACATGAATTGAagattatatatacatattatacatacatatatatagacaCACGCACGCGCACACACACCTTGCTGACATGATTGAGAGAAAGTTCTTTTAACGATTTCCCAGAAGTTTCCAGAAAGGCAGCAATAAGTTCATCACTATCACATCACAAAATTCACCATAATCATGATAGCACTTTGTTAATAAAACCGAGGATCTAAACAGACTATCACATGACTCGTCAACCAAAATCTTTCGGGTCTATTACTAAAACCCCATCATCACCACCCATGTTTCCATCTATAACATGAACACCAACAATCTAAAGGATTCGATGGATcaagggctgcaaacgaaccgaacaaacgCGAACAAgaccatgttcgtgttcgtgttcgtgttcgtttgttaaggatatatatgtgttcacgaactgttcataaACACTTACCGGACGggattttatgttcatgttcgtttttTAAGGAAATAAAcgtgttcgtgttcatttgttaattttaggtaacgaatgttcatgaacacaaacgaacacaaactaatgttcatgaacacaaatgagaACAAACGaattcatgaacagaatatataatacactgatccttattaaatattttatttgtcagaattttgaagtatttaaataaaatataaaaattaaaaaaataataatgaactactgaacacaaacaaacataactgaacatgttaccgaacgttcaggaacataaatgaacgaacgcaacCTATGTTCATGtccgttcatttattaaacatacGAACCgctgaacggttcacgaactgttcggtTCGTTTGAAGCCTTAGATGGATGCTTTTAGATGGACTTTCTTGTGTGTGAAATGTCATGTGGGTGTTTTACTCGACAATTACGCAACGTCTATAATATAAATCAAGATAACTAGAAAGGGTACCTGAAATCAGTACGGGCAACATTGAGTGATTTGAGTGACTTACACCCAGCAGCAAGATAACACAAACCCAAATCAGTCAAACGACACAGATGTGAAAGATTCAGATGACATAAATTGGGGCAATAGTACCCAATAGATTTCAAGCAGCTATTCGTCAACATTCTGCAAAAAATGATAACCAAACTTATTTCAAACCACATAACCGAattaaaatatacaaataaatcaAAATTCAACAAAAAATACTTACACACAACCGGCGAGATTAAGCTCCTTTAATTTATCTCCAAGAGATACAACAACGAGTACAACAAATTCATCACATACGGTTTCAATTCCAGCTATTGACAGAACTTCCAAATGCTCGAGTTCGATGATTAAGCGTGAGGAAAGGTGCGCGTCTATTCTCGGGCACTCATCTATGTATAGTTCcttcaaattattttttaaatGAGAGACCATATGTTTAATGGCAGTATGTGTGAGGAGAGTGCACTGGCTTAAATTAATAGATTGAAGTAATGGTGCTGAAATAAAAAGAGGTTTCAGAGTGTTGTCGGATAAACGGGCTGCACCCTTTAGCGACAAAATTCCTAAAAAGGGTAAGCTGTTTGGAGACCGAGCTAAGGAATTAGGTATGATATCGTCAAACGAGCATTGACCACAATAGTCTAGTTGTAGCACCTGCTTGTAACCAAAAgaagttaaaaaaaaatcaaatcatcAGACAGCAATTAATATATTTGAGCTTGTATTTTTCTATATAGTTAGATAGCAGAAACTACATTAACCAactttggcccctcaactttggCATTAACCAACTTTAGctcctcaactttaataatgacatgtttagccccttaactacatcaaacaactttagcccctcaactttaataataaacaactttagccccacaactttaataataaacaactttagccccacAACTTtgataatgacatgtttagccccttaatTAACACAACTTTAGCCTCTCAACTtcaataatgacatgtttagccccttaactaaaacatcaAGCAACTCTAACTCTCGTGATTTGCTTATTTTGATCTACGTTTCGAACCCGCTGTGGTAACCCACTAGTTATGTAACAAAAAGTCAAAACAGGTTATTATTGATAAGGGTCAAACGGGTCGGGGGGTCAACCTGAAACATTTTTGTCCAATAACTTCCAGATTTATTTTGCTTAACTGCACCAAAATTTAAGGAACTTCACACATTTTGTAATTGTGTGTGGCGAACTAAAATGACATAATTTTACCGGTTTGGTACATTAATATAGAAGGATATTTGTTCTACACAATTACAAAACGTGTCAAGCTGGATACATTTCAGTGCAATAGCccaatttatttttaaataatcaGTGTGTTAAATATGATTACAAGAACTATATTATTTCAATACTAACCTGATATTCCAGATACAGtgaatttgtattttttaaataaacaaatcATTTACAGAACTGGACATGATGATTTCCCGGGTATAAAAAAGATGGAAGCAAGTTTATTAATATGTAAAGAGTAATACCAGCATATTGTAAACTTATCATAAATCTACGAATTTctaatagagtaaaatgccaaaatcgtccctgagggtTGGGCTGATTTGCCTATCACATCCAAAATAACTTTTTTGGGTTTCTGGACACCTCACATTTTGATTTTGTTGTCATTTCCATCCAGATCACAAACCCAGTTATAATGTATCgttaacttaaaaataaaaattaaaaatttaattttcatggttttttatttaaaggtaaaaaagaaaattaataaaattaacaaacaaaaaaataaatgggtaaattGCTAAAAGCGTCCCTGAGTTAACGATACATTTTACCTGGGTTTGTGATTTCGATGGGAATGACAACAAAATCAAAACATCAGGTGAGACAAAAAGAAGttattttgggtgtaacatgcaAATCAgcccaaacctcatggacgattttggcattttactctttctAATATTATCTATTAGTAAcacataaatattaaacttacTCTTAGGTTTTGCAAGCACGAATTTCCAAGCGTCTGCGTGAGTTGTTGTTGTGTCATCCATGAACAATTTTTGACGCGTATTTCACTAGGAGAATCTTTAAAAAGCAACTCGAGTATATGAATATCCATTCTATGTGTATCACACAGCAAATTGATCAACTTTCTTTTTAGCCATTCAGGAACATGGTCAAATGAAGAAATCGCATCAGCATTCTTGACAAGAACATCCAAACTAAGATCCAACAATGACGGGACAACAGATGGACGGAAGTCAACACGACAAGGACTCCAGTCAATCAACTTTTCAGCTTCGCGTTTTGTAATTTGATCTATCACAGCCTTTAGTTCGCCACAAGCTTTTGACGTTTTATCAGAATCCACCATCTTATTCAAAAAATCATATACCGAACCAAGATGTGAATAATCACCACcttttttttcttgatttttagggatttgtaaaacttgttttaaaACTTGTGGGTGCACTGTCGACGATGTCGTTGCTGCAATTGGCTCAGAAGTTTCTCTGGAATTGAGTTCCGGAGCTTCGTAAAGTGTATCCGCTTGTTGGACTTCACTTGTGAGCGATAACGACAAAAAATCATCAACTTTTGCCTttcctttttcttcttttgtgTATTTTCTCTCAACGAAACTTCCATTCTCAAATCCCAAATGAAGATCAAAAAGAGAACTATTAACTAACTTTTTATCATCATCGTCGTTATCGTCAGACGAAATGTCAATAACCTCATTGACCGGCCCGTTGAGATCAAACCCGTGAACAAATTGGTTATGTTTTTCAACATCGTCAACACAGTTTTCTTCCTCGATCGAGGCATTGAGATCAAATTCAAATTCAAGATTTACAGAATCCTTATTTTTCTTGTTCACAGAAACTGAATCATCACTGCTTTCTTCATTGCCCCGTTTGGTTCCACTCAAATTAGAAACTTGCTTGATCTTTAGATTCTGATCAGATTCCATTAGCAAGACTGCAATCAAATCCCTGAAACGAATTTAACAAATTCGTGATGAACGCTTTAAACTCGACCCTaagggtgttcaaaaaaatccgaaaTCCGAATAAAACCAAAATCCAACCCGATTCCGTAACAGAaaaaaaaacgatccaaaatctTATTTGGATATTAGGATCGGATCTATCCGAATTCTTATTCGAATTTTAGAACTTAAAATTTTCGGATTATTTGGAtcattcggatatccgaataaaCTAAATaagtttaatatatatttttaagtttgGACTATTTTTGGTGTTTTAGGACTAATTTATATTATGGAGACTCCGTTTTGAAGTTAGAACTTTGTATTTGTGTTTTAAGACTATTTTTCAGGTTTTGTATGTTGATTGTGAATCTAAATTAGTAAAATGTTAGGAACCAGGAACTAGGGAAAAATCAAAAACTTGGAAAAGTGTTATTCGGTTTAATTTGGATTATTTGGATATCCGTTCGGATTATTCAGATTTATCCAAATCCGATCCGAATTAAATCCGGATAGATTTGGATTGGATGGGAATATTTCCAATTAGGATCCGATTTCGGATAGGTTCCTAAAGTTTTCAAATCCGATAAATCTGTTATCCGATCAGATGAACACCCCTACCCGACCCTCAAATCCTAGAATTACAATGGAGAAACAAATAAATTAATACGAAAGCAACGATGTAATCACAGTAAAAATGAAGACAATTGGCAATCAGCTTCCTTTTATGAGAAGATTGAATAAGATCACATTGGCGACAACATTTGTTTCTCAAATTATAGTTACTTTTGTCTCGCGAAATAAATTTGAAACGGCCCCTAAAATAAGGAAATCTAATTCAATCTACTAAACGATTATAAATTCTTGAACTTTAAACAGTGAATTGGATAATTGTCATGTTATATGTAATACAAAATACTTGATATAGAACAAGAAAAGCTTAAATTAAAATTACCTTTTGTTGATAGCTTCAACATCTAGCAAAGAATATATCTGAGcacaaagaaagaaagaaagataaaAGATCAGAGATTTTACCAAAATTACAGATAtgcaagaaaatgaaaaacttatACTATTCATATATAAACACATACACAAAGATGATCGAATATGTGAGAGCGACTGTGAGAAACTCAAGAACAATAAAGATATATAATAACTCATAGTCTTGTAAGTTGCATTTCTTGTGATACataaagaaaagaagaaagagaaaacaagaaagaGGAAAGTACAAATTAGCGGTGTAACGGTGCAAAAGTTTTAAATAATAATGAGAACGAGACAAAACAATAAATGCATGTATgccttggttttaaaaagtgtGTAGTGATCCGATGGCGTTTTGATCCCAAAAGCTGAAACGTGATGTGCAACACTTGAAGCGTGCACATCACGTATGTGAggtcatagttgttaaaagccatcgcctcttgcgcctaggcccattttccAAGCTAGGCGAGACAATTGTGCTTTAAGTCaaggcaattgcgctttaattctctaGGTGATGGTTCAGGCGCAGATTTCGGCAAGATTCCTAGATTCTAGAAAGTTACCGgcaaaattctctaaattccGGCAAGATTCCAAccagatttctacttttatctaagTAAAagtacttttctacactaatattTTACAACTTTTGGTACTAATCATATGATATTAAAAGTTATATGAtagcttttgtttattttatttaaaaaatagtattaattttctaatgcttaaaatatttttaatttttttcattgtGCGCTCttttttttctcaggccctcgctttttttgcgccttgcacCTAGGCCctaggcgaggcctatgcgctaTGAGTGCGCCTAGAGCCTTTAATAACTATGTGTGAGGTGCTTGTTATTAGAAAATactaaaaatttatttataaatattattttaactTGTTAACTTTTAAACACTAAAATACAAGACATTCTCAACATCTCTAGCAAGATTTGTTCAGTTGATAGAATAATTTGCTCAAATACTCAAACCATCGCTCAATCAATGGTCAGATTTGTCCaatcatatttaaaaaaaaactcaaacCACGGCAATCACGGTCCAATTTGTTCAAATACTGGTCAACTGCATAAGGAGTTGCATTCAAACCAAATCAAGTGATACGCGCATCATGAAATCGCATTACGCGGTGCGATCTTATCCATGGTTGTTAatagacctatacgctacgtagcgatGAAATAGCAGGCGCTATTTTATgtttagcgatacactagaagaaaattttcgaaatatttatatgtatattatatccaaATACGGTGTTTCTATACGTATATTTAACAAAACACCTAAAATACAGCTATTGTATACGTATATTTTATCGCTATttattttaaaaaccaaaaaaactTGATATTTCGCTAATTACTCGCTATGGAGGCACCAAAATCAGATAGCGATAAATGAGCGCTTcgctacgctattcgctatagcgctCGCTATGAGCGCTATTAACTATGATCTTATCACCACATCATGTGATGCGCGTGTTATACGCTCCTAATGcgtgctttttaaaaccaagatgcATAAGAGATATTGAGCAAAAATATTTTAAAGCCAACTGTTTAGCCCACAAACATAATACTTGACATAGAACAAGAACAACTTTATAGAACTAAAAGTACCTTTTCTTGATGGCTTCAACAATAAAGCGAAGAATGTATCTGGGCACAAAGAGGGAAAGAAGGTTCATGATTAGAAATTTTACCAAAATTACAGATAtgcaagaaaatgaaaaactcatATATTCATAAACAAACACATACACAAAGATTGATCAATTATGAGAGAGCGACTGTTCACTGCAAGAAGCTCAAGAACAATAAAGATACATAATAACTAATATTCTTGTAATATATAGAAAAGAtgaaagagaaaacaagaaagaGGAAAGTACAAGTTCGCGGTGTGCCGGTGCAAAAGTTTGAAATAATTATGAGAATGCGAGAAAACACAATAAATGCATGTATGCCCTGGTTTTAAAAAGCATGCGATCCCAAAAGCCGAAGTGTGATGTGTAATGCGTGAAGCGTGCACATCAAGTATGTGAGACATTCGCTattaaaaaacactaaaaattatTTATAGATAATATTTTAACTTGTTAACTTCTAAACACTAAAATACAATATATTTTCGAATACTCATACCCTTGCTCAACCGATGGTCAGATTTGTTCAATCAGGTTTGAAAAACTCAAACCCTAATCACGGTCCAATTTGTTCAAATACCGGTCAACAGCATAAGGAGTTGCATCAGACCACATCATGTGATGCACAATGCACATTATGCGCTCCCGATGCGtgcattttaaaaccaagatgCATGCATAAGATATACTGGGCAAAATTATATTCAAGCCCATGCTTTAGCCCACAAACACACATTGTACCTTAAACGTTGAATTGGATTAAACTTTTTGCTAAATATGTATACAAAATACTTGACATAGAACAAAAACAACTTACATAGAACTAAGAATATATCTGAGCACAAAGAGGGACAGAAGGTTAATAATTAGAAAACTTATCAGAATTACATTTATACAAGAAAATGAAAACTCCTATTATTCACAAATAAATACATACACAAAGATAAatccatagttgttaaaagccatcacctcttgcgcctaggcccatttttcaggcgaggTGAGCCAGTTGCGCTAGTcgaggaaattgcgctttaactctccaggtgatggttcaggcgcacattccggcaagattcctagattccggagagTTTCCGGCAA
Coding sequences:
- the LOC110928880 gene encoding F-box/LRR-repeat protein 2 — its product is MESDQNLKIKQVSNLSGTKRGNEESSDDSVSVNKKNKDSVNLEFEFDLNASIEEENCVDDVEKHNQFVHGFDLNGPVNEVIDISSDDNDDDDKKLVNSSLFDLHLGFENGSFVERKYTKEEKGKAKVDDFLSLSLTSEVQQADTLYEAPELNSRETSEPIAATTSSTVHPQVLKQVLQIPKNQEKKGGDYSHLGSVYDFLNKMVDSDKTSKACGELKAVIDQITKREAEKLIDWSPCRVDFRPSVVPSLLDLSLDVLVKNADAISSFDHVPEWLKRKLINLLCDTHRMDIHILELLFKDSPSEIRVKNCSWMTQQQLTQTLGNSCLQNLRVLQLDYCGQCSFDDIIPNSLARSPNSLPFLGILSLKGAARLSDNTLKPLFISAPLLQSINLSQCTLLTHTAIKHMVSHLKNNLKELYIDECPRIDAHLSSRLIIELEHLEVLSIAGIETVCDEFVVLVVVSLGDKLKELNLAGCVMLTNSCLKSIGYYCPNLCHLNLSHLCRLTDLGLCYLAAGCKSLKSLNVARTDFSDELIAAFLETSGKSLKELSLNHVSKVSFNTAFSLAKFSKDLVSLDVSWCRELTDEAIGFITDNCSSLKLLKVFGCTQLTESFLLGHANSQVSIVGRNLSLMDRVNMLEPDEILLRHSALKTPENGL